One window from the genome of Nicotiana sylvestris chromosome 9, ASM39365v2, whole genome shotgun sequence encodes:
- the LOC104222424 gene encoding uncharacterized protein, with protein MLSIARRVQRSHPCLQFIGLQLRSAHADGASSSPRRRRSKFSPSAMLKKVDDKSEWWVVDGEMHEIGENVPPRERFVIPRENIPNKRRKQLRDQFMRRTRLVLKESEHEPWCKRYMELYNEMRENWERLYWDEGYSKKLAQDHANYDSAEDDGEDFSPYRRSKPNAAHMKEQGGTGRNRQDDNWEKVSLVRDKFEYDRERRLREKAFAPMSEANNNGMDYSTPKYQAFDTRRYISDSESDID; from the exons ATGCTTTCAATAGCTAGACGAGTTCAAAGATCCCATCCTTGCCTCCAATTCATTGGTCTTCAACTCCGGTCTGCTCATGCCGACGGCGCTTCATCCTCACCGCGGCGGCGGCGCTCCAAGTTTTCGCCGTCAGCAATGTTGAAGAAAGTCGACGATAAGTCGGAGTGGTGGGTGGTCGACGGCGAGATGCACGAAATTGGTGAAAACGTACCACCCAGAGAGCGATTCGTAATACCAAGAGAAAACATCCCCAATAAGCGCCGTAAGCAGCTTCGCGACCAGTTCATGCGCCGTACTCGCCTCGTTCTCAAAGAATCT GAGCATGAACCTTGGTGCAAAAGATATATGGAATTGTATAACGAGATGAGAGAGAACTGGGAGAGGCTGTATTGGGATGAGGGTTATTCCAAAAAGCTTGCTCAAGATCATGCAAACTATGATTCTGCTGAGGATGATGGTGAAGATTTCTCTCCATACAG GAGAAGTAAACCTAATGCTGCCCACATGAAG GAACAAGGAGGTACGGGAAGAAATAGGCAGGATGATAACTGGGAAAAGGTTAGCCTAGTCCGTGATAAATTTGAGTATGACAGAGAGAgaagattgagagaaaaag CATTTGCACCTATGAGTGAAGCAAACAACAATGGCATGGACTATTCAACTCCCAAGTACCAGGCCTTTGACACTCGGAGATACATCTCTGACAGCGAGAGTGACATTGACTGA